tatttcatattttaatactttactgaaaacatatgagtcgactattatcaaagccggcaatctgacttttgaacaatgattggtaaatcagaaaaacgaattattgactttgtattccattggcagtcacaaaactcttcggaacgacatcttagataaataacaggttaactattaacctttatttaatgcaggttttgaaccgtattctttgaaggagacgattatattcaaatcaatctgtattgacatatcaataatttttttttttccaaatgcacagattgccgcctttgataatagacgactcatatattctATTACTTGTTCAGTGCACCACCAACCtatagaatataatataattttaccaTCCATCATTTTGAAGCATCCAGGTCTTACTTCTATGAGTAagacgaataacatcgtgatcGAAATATTTGTTCCAGTTTTCACTATAGGAGAGCCACATAATAACACTATTCAATAgaatttatgtctcaaagtggaaggcagcatttacgttagaTGTGTATAGGCCTCAGCTAACACTTTTAATATGAACTAGTTCCATGCACCTACaccataaaacataattaaataaaaaaagttttcaagcCCTTTGATTTTTATCAAACTATATTTACCACTACAGATCTTGATTATTATCATACTTGCCACGCAAGCTTTGAAACATACTGCCCAACAAGTCTTCTTATCCTATGGCAtcagacacaaaaaaaaaaagctaaacaaAAATCTTATATTATTACACACTTAATCATGCAATGTGACAAAATGCATTTTGCATTTAGCGTGACATGAAATACGTTTGCTTATAGTTTTGAGCTCTTCACAAGCACGAtgaattgtactttttttcttCCAGAAACTTAAATTAGAACAAAGTATTCCAGAATTGGATACAAATCCATTTTTATCCAGGAGGTTTGCATCTACTTCGAATTTCCAGAAGAACTAGGTGATTATTTTGAGACTTTAAATTAGTAAATCATGATTTAATCTCTAACAGTGTTTTATTTCTATCTGAATAATATTAATTCAACAACATTagttaatttgttattatagaggGATACCATCATACAGGGAGGGACTGACTGGTTTTCCTAATCCCATAGTAAACTTTATTGTGGGTTGTTCATTGGCTTTTGCTATCTTGTTTGTTCTATTTGGACTTTGATTATAACTGAGGGGCATCATGAAGTCTTTGGAGGTCTGAAAATAGAAAAAGTatgttatatataattttttaaacatgTGATTGAGCTCATGTGGTCATAAGGTGGGCACTGGAACCCATGGGCATGTGAATGTCGGAACCCACCTTGAGTCTCAATTACAAAGTATAAGAGTTGTCCTCACCATTCAAACTAAAGCAGATCACTGCattaaggcagaaataggcaggatagtggtctCTACCTATGGATACTGACAAGAAGCCTTTTTCATTTATTCACAGTATGCTCACATAGCACTAAAAATTCTAGTGAATCTATTAGCCGTGTTTTACAACATTGTGAACCAAGTGTCAATGGAGTAACAAAAATGGATCGAATTCTTTCCAGTAGTTTTGTGTGGTCAATGGTCCAGTGGTTATTCTAGGCCATCACTGCCGTGGTTCAATCATTCATGGCAGGTTTTACAGGTTTCTATACCTTATAGCCCACAATAGTGGCAAATTAGTGTGGGTCATTTCCACGAGTGTACCACACAACAATTTTTTCAAGTTCAATTTCAGAATAAAggaataatattaaacataatagATAAGTACTTCATTTAACTAATGGGGCTTTTTAGATATAGTCAAACCTGACTAAGTAAGAAATGGGCAAGCGAGAAATCTCAAAGTGAGAGTAATTGCCTGGTCCCATCTTTCTAACCTCTAAAACTCTCTCTCTACGTAAGAGAAATAGAAGCCTGTATAAGAAAGTAATGGTTTCTTATATATTTGTATCTAGGCCTCTATAACTGAGACTGTTGCTTATCTAAAATTCTATAAACACAACAGTCAAGCATGTAAGCATACTTGCAGttcctatttatttatgtttataacATATTGCTTAATCTCTCTAAATTTCATAATAGTCATACTTAAATAGTAGTTAAACAATATAACTGCAAGACATGCAGATTGCAAAtggttaatttttaaatttcacttGAAGTCCTACTCACTTCTAGTCCTTTCTTTTCATGATCTTTAATGATAAACAGTTTCATCAATGGTGGCATTTCAATAGAATTCGGTAATATGACATCTGCCTTATTTCCAATGGTGTTTATAGACTCTAACAACCTAGTTTCTTCTCTTTTGGGGATAAGCTGATAATCAGTTTTGTATGATGTGCGATATATTTCTGTAATATTGGGTAGTTTTTGTCCTCTGAATGTTTTCTCAACCCAAACACGTACTCTTCTCCTTTCCTGTAATATATATAAGTTTACACATATCTTAATGTTCCAATACAATGATGCAGTTCGGCACACAACAATATTGCCAATTTTGTGTGAACTCTTTATGTcataatcctttttttattgccctaataggcagatgagcatacagcccacctgctgggtggttaccgtcgctcatggacttcttcaatgtcaggggcagagccaagctgctgcctctCGGACTCTTTTCTAAACTACTGTTAAGTTACTGGCAAAGCAACATATTAAGCACATGATATTGACAtcttaacaatatttaatataactcAGTTACATTACCTCGTCGGGGCAAGTTTGCACT
The sequence above is drawn from the Bombyx mori chromosome 11, ASM3026992v2 genome and encodes:
- the LOC101746868 gene encoding uncharacterized LOC101746868 (The RefSeq protein has 2 substitutions compared to this genomic sequence) produces the protein MATGTVIKYVGRTTDFKGKSLGEIVGSLKNFGVGRIIVRSVFLRYPEPSFMKIVKVQTCPDEERRRVRVGVEKTFRGQKLPNITEIYRTSYKTDYQLIPKREETRLLESINTIGNKADVILPNSIEMPPLMKLFIIKDHEKKGLETSKDFMMPLSYNQSPNRTNKIAKANEQPTIKFTMGLGKPVSPSLYDGIPL